One Loxodonta africana isolate mLoxAfr1 chromosome 15, mLoxAfr1.hap2, whole genome shotgun sequence genomic window carries:
- the LOC100676762 gene encoding olfactory receptor 8G50-like yields MAAGNHTTVTEFILAGLTDKPEFQLPLFLFFLGAYVVTVVGNLGMITRIVLSSHLHTPMYYFLSSLSFIDLCYSTVITPKMLVNFVTEKNTISYPECLTQLYIIIFFILSECHMLGVMAYDRYVAICNPLLYRVTMSYQVCSRLVVEVYMMGLISATAHTGCMLRVVFCKAKIINHYFCDVLPVLELSCSSTYINVVVILCFSAFNTLAPTLTVLGSYASIIASILRISYTEGRSKAFRTCSSHILAITIFYGSAAFMYLQPSSVSSMDQSKVSPLFYTIIVPMLNPLIYSLRNKDVKVALNKIIEKRLFCINKDL; encoded by the coding sequence ATGGCAGCAGGAAATCACACCACAGTGACTGAGTTCATCCTTGCTGGGCTAACAGACAAACCAGAGTTCCAGCtgcccctctttcttttcttcctaggagCCTATGTGGTCACAGTGGTGGGGAACCTGGGCATGATTACACGGATTGTGCTCAGTTCTCACctgcacactcccatgtactatttcctcagcagtttgtccttcattgatctctgctattccactgtcattacccccaaaatgctggtgaactttgtgacagagaagaacaccATCTCCTACCCTGAATGCCTGACTCAGCTCtacatcatcattttttttattctatcagAATGTCATATGTTAGGTGTTATGGCTTATGATCGTTATGTTGCCATCTGTAATCCATTGCTTTACAGAGTAACCATGTCTTATCAGGTCTGCTCCAGGCTGGTAGTTGAGGTATACATGATGGGCTTGATTAGTGCCACAGCTCACACAGGTTGCATGCTAAGAGTGGTTTTCTGCAAGGCTAAAATAATCAACCATTACTTCTGTGATGTTCTCCCAGTACTGGAGCTCTCCTGCTCCAGCACTTACATCAATGTAGTGGTAATTTTGTGCTTCAGTGCATTTAATACTCTTGCACCAACCTTGACTGTCCTTGGCTCCTATGCCTCCATCATTGCCAGCATCCTGCGAATTAGCTACACTGAGGGCAGGTCCAAAGCCTTCAGGACATGTAGctcccacattttggctattacaatCTTCTATGGTTCTGCAGCATTCATGTACCTGCAGCCATCAAGTGTCAGCTCCATGGACCAAAGCAAAGTGTCTCCTCTGTTTTACACCATTATTGTGCCAATGCTGAACCCcctgatctacagcctgaggaataaggatgtcaaagtTGCTCTCAATAAAATCATTGAGAAAAGGCTGTTTTGCATTAACAAAGATTTATAA